One segment of Rattus norvegicus strain BN/NHsdMcwi chromosome 16, GRCr8, whole genome shotgun sequence DNA contains the following:
- the Zfp878 gene encoding zinc finger protein 844-like translates to MESVTFEDVAVNFTLEEWTLLNPSQENLYRAVMRETIRNLHDIGQKLGEQNSENAYKSPGGNRRYQVVEKLCEYEEDSQWEEIFSEIPDPVSQKTGKNPCGSHVCGEGTCGSHVCGEGTCGSHVCGEGTCGSHVCGGGTTGHSSLNVSFGGQTRCKTHAYKEQGEKPCKYKDDGVAFGSPQSFLKHEQFYAQEKPYVCKQCDKAFKYLSSLQNHKRTHTRERNYACKQCGKCFKRQSNVQVHERNHTGEKPYVCKHCGKAYSSYSTLQAHERSHTGEKPFVCKDCGKAYTSYSTLRAHERSHTGEKPYVCKHCEKAYTSYNTLRAHERSHTGEKPFVCKDCGKAYTSYSTLRAHERSHTGEKPYVCKHCGKAFTQSSYLRIHKRTHTGEKPYICKQCGKAFARSSHLQIHKRSHTGEKPYVCKQCGKAFAQSSYLHIHQRSHTGEKPYICKQCGKAFTRSSHLQIHKITHTGEKPYSCKLCGKAFTHSNYLQIHRRIHTGEKPYVCKECGKAFARSTSLHIHEGTHSGEKPFVCKQCGKAFTLSSSLRRHDVVHSEEKPYICKCCGKTFDCYSSVQKHEKTHRENRLC, encoded by the exons ATG GAATCAGTGACCTTTGAGGATGTGGCTGTGAACTTCACCCTGGAGGAGTGGACTTTGCTGAATCCTTCACAGGAAAATCTTTACAGAGCTGTGATGAGAGAAACCATCAGGAACCTGCATGATATAG GACAGAAATTGGGAGAACAGAACTCTGAAAATGCATACAAAAGTCCTGGGGGAAATCGAAG ATATCAAGTGGTAGAGAAGCTCTGTGAGTATGAAGAAGATAGTCAATGGGAGGAAATCTTCAGTGAGATTCCGGATCCTGTGAGCCAGAAAACGGGGAAGAACCCCTGTGGAAGCCATGTGTGTGGAGAAGGCACCTGTGGAAGCCATGTGTGTGGAGAAGGCACCTGTGGAAGCCATGTGTGTGGAGAAGGCACCTGTGGAAGCCATGTGTGTGGAGGAGGCACCACTGGTCATTCATCTCTGAATGTGTCCTTTGGAGGTCAGACTAGATGCAAAACACATGCGTATAAAGAACAAGGAGAGAAGCCATGTAAATATAAAGACGATGGAGTGGCTTTTGGTTCCCCCCAAAGCTTTCTGAAGCATGAACAGTTTTACGCACAAGAGAAACCCTATGTCTGTAAAcagtgtgataaagcctttaAGTATCTCAGTTCTCTTCAGAATCATAAAAGAACCCATACTAGGGAAAGAAACTATGCATGTAAACAATGTGGGAAATGTTTTAAGAGACAGAGTAATGTTCAAGTCCATGAGAGAaatcacacaggagagaaaccctatgtgtGTAAGCACTGTGGGAAAGCCTATTCTTCCTACAGTACCCTTCAAGCACATGAAAGAagtcacacaggagagaaaccctttgTGTGTAAGGATTGTGGGAAAGCCTATACCTCCTACAGTACTCTTCGAGCACATGAAAGAAGTCACAcgggagagaagccctatgtgtGTAAGCACTGTGAGAAAGCCTATACTTCCTACAATACTCTGCGAGCACATGAAAGAAGTCACACGGGAGAGAAACCCTTTGTGTGTAAGGATTGTGGGAAAGCCTATACTTCCTACAGTACTCTTCGAGCACATGAAAGAAGTCACAcgggagagaagccctatgtgtGTAAGCATTGTGGGAAGGCATTCACTCAATCCAGCTACCTTCGAATACATAAAAGAactcacacaggagagaaaccctacatctgtaagcagtgtgggaaagcctttgcTCGTTCTAGTCACCTGCAAATACATAAAAGGAgtcatacaggagaaaaaccctaTGTATGTAAgcagtgtgggaaagccttcgcTCAATCCAGTTACCTTCACATACATCAAAGAagtcacactggagagaaaccctacatctgtaagcagtgtgggaaagccttcactCGTTCTAGCCAcctgcaaatacataaaataactcatactggagagaaaccctattcATGTAAGCTATGTGGGAAAGCCTTCACTCATTCTAATTACCTTCAGATACATAGAAGAATTCACACAGGAGAAAAACCCTATGTGTGTAaggagtgtgggaaagcctttgcTCGGTCCACTTCCCTGCACATACATGAAGGAACTCACAGTGGCGAGAAACCTTTTGTATGCAAGcaatgtgggaaagccttcacTTTGTCCAGTTCCCTTCGAAGGCATGATGTAGTTCACTCAGAAGAGAAACCCTATATTTGTAAGTGTTGTGGGAAAACCTTTGATTGTTACAGTAGCGTTCAGAAACATGAAAAGACTCATAGGGAAAACAGACTCTGTTAG